The following proteins are encoded in a genomic region of Sebastes fasciatus isolate fSebFas1 chromosome 14, fSebFas1.pri, whole genome shotgun sequence:
- the LOC141782346 gene encoding trace amine-associated receptor 13c-like has translation MKTLEDDKLCFPQLLNSSCRKTMRPHSVSMLTYISLSSISLLTVTLNLLVIISISHFKQLQIPTNLLLLSLAVSDFFVGLLMSFQIVLTDGCWFLGDLMCILYYVLDYIITSASIGTMVLISVDRYIAICDPLHYTSKVTQKTVTMCVCLCWICSAFCHILMLKDNLEQPGRYNSCSGECVVVINYIVGISDLFLSFIGPVTVIIVLYMRVFVVAVNQARAMRSQIAAVTLRYSGRVTANKSEMKAARTLGVVIVVFLICVCPYFGVALTGQDTFLNASSAAFVICLFYFNSCLNPVIYAFFYPWFRKSIKLIVTLKILQPGSCDTNIL, from the exons ATGAAAACCCTTGAAGACGATAAACTTTGCTTTCCACAACTCCTCAACTCCTCCTGCAGGAAGACCATGCGTCCTCACTCTGTATCCATGCTCACTTACATTTCActgtcctccatctctctgctcACTGTGACTCTCAACCTGCTAGTCATCATTTCCATCTCTCACTTCAA GCAGCTCCAGATCCCcaccaacctcctcctcctctctctggctgtctCAGATTTCTTCGTGGGCCTCCTCATGTCGTTTCAAATTGTGCTCACAGATGGCTGCTGGTTCCTCGGTGACCTCATGTGTATTCTGTATTATGTTCTGGACTATATTATTACCTCTGCCTCAATTGGAACCATGGTGCTTATATCTGTTGACCGTTATATTGCTATTTGTGATCCCCTACATTATACCTCTAAAGtcacacaaaaaacagttacgatgtgtgtttgtctgtgttggaTATGTTCTGCTTTCTGTCACATTTTGATGCTGAAGGATAACCTTGAACAACCAGGCAGGTATAATTCCTGCTCTGGAGAGTGTGTTGTTGTCATTAACTACATTGTTGGaatttcagatctttttttgtcctttaTTGGTCCTGTCACTGTCATCATAGTTCTGTATATGAGAGTATTTGTGGTGGCTGTGAATCAGGCTCGTGCCATGCGGTCTCAAATTGCAGCTGTGACTCTCCGGTATTCAGGGAGAGTAACTGCTAACAAATCTGAAATGAAAGCAGCCAGGACTCTTGGTGTTGTTATTGTCGTGTTTCTAATATGCGTCTGCCCATATTTTGGTGTTGCACTTACAGGTCAGGACACCTTTCTCAATGCTTCATCTGCTGCCTTTGTAATATGTTTGTTCTATTTCAACTCCTGTCTTAACCCTGTGATTTATGCCTTTTTTTACCCCTGGTTTCGAAAATCTATTAAGCTCATTGTTACACTTAAGATACTGCAGCCTGGCTCCTGTGACACCAACATACTGTAG
- the LOC141781953 gene encoding trace amine-associated receptor 13c-like, translated as MKTLEEELCFPQLNSSCRKTMRPHSVSMLTYILLSTISLLTVTLNLLVIISISHFKQLQTPTNLLLLSLAVSDFFVGLLMSFQIVLIDGCWFLGDLMCILYNILDYIITSASVGTMVLISVDRYVAICDPLHYPTKITQKTVTIGVCLCWICSVFCHSLLLKDNLEQPGKYNSCSGECVIVINYIAGLADLFLSFIGPVSVIIVLYVRVFVVAVTQARAMRSHIAAITLQYSGRVTANKSEMKAARTLGVVIVVFLLCVCPYFGVALTGQDTLLNTSSVAFVICLFYFNSCLNPMIYAFFYPWFRKSIKLIVTLKLLQPGSRDTNIL; from the exons ATGAAAACCCTTGAAGAGGAACTTTGCTTTCCACAACTAAACTCCTCCTGCAGGAAGACCATGCGTCCTCACTCTGTATCCATGCTCACTTACATTTTACTGTCCACCATCTCTCTGCTCACTGTGACTCTCAACCTGCTGgtcatcatctccatctctcacttcaa GCAGCTCCAGACCCCcaccaacctcctcctcctctctctggctgtctCAGATTTCTTCGTGGGCCTCCTCATGTCCTTTCAAATTGTACTAATAGATGGCTGCTGGTTCCTCGGTGACCTCATGTGTATTCTGTATAATATTTTAGACTATATTATTACCTCTGCCTCTGTAGGAACCATGGTGCTCATATCTGTTGACCGCTATGTAGCTATTTGTGATCCCCTACATTATCCCactaaaatcacacaaaaaacagttacaatcggtgtttgtctgtgttggaTATGTTCTGTTTTCTGTCACAGTTTGCTGCTGAAGGATAACCTGGAACAACCAGGCAAGTATAATTCCTGCTCTGGAGAGTGTGTTATTGTCATTAACTACATTGCTGGACTtgcagatctttttttgtcctttaTTGGTCCTGTCTCTGTCATCATAGTTCTGTATGTGAGAGTATTTGTGGTGGCTGTGACTCAGGCTCGTGCCATGCGGTCTCATATTGCAGCCATCACTCTCCAGTATTCAGGGAGAGTAACTGCTAACAAATCTGAAATGAAAGCAGCCAGGACTCTTGGTGTTGTTATTGTCGTGTTTCTATTATGCGTCTGCCCATATTTTGGTGTTGCACTAACAGGCCAGGACACCTTGCTCAATACCTCATCTGTTGCCTTTgtaatatgtttgttttatttcaactcCTGTCTGAACCCTATGATTTATGCCTTTTTTTACCCCTGGTTTAGAAAATCTATTAAGCTTATTGTTACACTTAAGTTACTGCAGCCTGGCTCCCGTGACACCAACATACTGTAG